The region TGAGACTTTCCAATCTCGattaacaaagttttaaatatttatcttgaacattattttaatgtaataatttatgatgGACAGTAATACCTCATAATTTATTGAACCTGTTTATTCTAGTCATTAAACTTGGTTCAACTACTGTTTTACAGTTAATTACagttaattactttaaaaatatgtattctacttacaattagacaaGAGAATATTCTTTAGTTTGTTAATATCACTTTACCAATGTACGTTGATTGAACTATTTTAAACTTGggctattaattttttagtttattccGTTTGATTGCTGTAATCAAATATATGGTGAACCCCTAAAATCGATGATATGAATTGCAATCAATGCACGAAGGACTGGCAATATGCAAGAATCATGATAACTAAAGATTCATCctgaaatattatacttatttggAAAAGGACCAATACAGAATACAGTGGCAATATGTTTGGTTGTCCTAGAGAGGCTGTACGTGTCAAAGTGAAGGTATGTATGACCAATCGCAGAAACTTCCAATTGCCAAATAcacttttactttattttaataactactactatactatatatttaattactattttaataatttaatatgacatATCTACTCTATATTTCATTGAgcatagaaatataaaatagaacagCGAATTATAATGGCAACTATTCAGGATACTTCAGATTTTACACCATGACAGTCTCTTAAGAAAGGTCATTTCAggataaaaattctaatatcaaaatattataccaatgtataataatacatgtaataactataatagtttttgaaaAGTGTTTAAAATTGATCAATCAAATTGTCCGAAATTCGCACGCTCAGGTATGATACATTGCAGCAGTGAAGATATGAGATTCgtcatttatttatgatactcTTATACATGTGACAGCTTTGACAGTTTGATATGTATCGCGTTTCAATACCCATACTCATGCTTTTTATTCTgctactattattattaagatgttcaatgtattaattaattagtaatccgcatattaatgtaataaaatcaagAAGTAATTCTAACAATAATGTATGCAGAATATGAACCACATTATATCAAGAATAGGATTGATGATTGAGAACATCTTATTCTGTAGAATCGTGCCTCAGCGGCGTGACTCTCGAATATACCTTGATTCGTCAATTTTAAACACTTCTCATTTAGAAACCATTATTAgctttgatatttttgatactGTTATTTCAAAGTGACCTCGAAAGTCTGCTATTGACTATTGTCACGTAAAGTCTGAGACATTCTGTATAACATGTGACATAACTATATCGATTATTGTATAACATCATcattaatatgataaattaattacaataaaacataattatgtcATATGATTGTGTACAAATTTTCTGTGCTTTTACAATATCTACTTACAATGTCTCACTGTATGTGAACATGGAGTCAACGAAGGACAATAACAGAAatacccttttttttttcagaagtGTGAAACTAGGCATCAACCTGAATACCGCAAGTTCAGCGTGGATCCTCAGATAACGTCAATAGAAGTGTTGCAAAGTATTCTTATAAAGGCTTTTGACATAAAAGGGTGagtcatattaataataataaaaattaatgtgatTTAACAGTTTGAATGACGAGTGTTCGTAAAAATTTGTGCGAAAAATGCCAAGTAGCACGTTCACGTTTCTCCTGTTTCATGTTGAAAAGTATCGtgataagtaaaaataaaatttgctacatgtatagtttttttattcatttctaataaattaaattaagttctCAGAATTGCGATAGAAGCTAAACGCATTATCAGCGTACTACGGTATTCGTCAGCactttttgatataaaaaataaatagtgtGCGTTGCGCGTgacgttaaaataatatgttacatttatcagttaagctttaaaaaatacaattctcATTAATATATACCTATCTCGGTTTGtgtttaaatacataatattgaaaaaaatattttatattttaataatttaattcttccttctctttttacTCGTGATAATATGATTAGATAATGTGATATAGATGATATACGCGTGCTATTTTCCGTCACTCAAATCATTATAGCAACATGAAACAGCACAAAACGGTTACTCGAGGCAAATGCATGTGCAAATATCCTTGAATTTATCGAAGCGTGCCGTAAAATATTAAGCAGAATGCCGTAAAATTCGCTCGCGTGCCGTAGGGAGTTTACCGTTTCGTATCGAGCGATTGATGACTATGGGTCGGAGACGTATCTCTTCCTACTCTCGGACTGGGACTTGGACGCCGCGTTTATCAGGTGACCAACTGATTAATTCCGACTAATAGATAAAACAGATATAATATACTCTGATAACCATAGTTTAACACAATATCTTTCAGCGCGTCGGAGCCGTACCTTTATCTACAGGTGAACCTGAAACCTTTTGGCGAAACCGGAGACTGCGAGTGCTACTGGGAGCAAAATGCGCAGGAAGTTTCGACACGTCAGCAGGAGACTGGGTTTCCTTACAGGACACCTAAGTTGCCCGGTCTCATAATGAATAAAGTAAGTGCCGTCGCGCCTTCAGTGATGATCAGCAGTCACAGAAGGCAGCATTGAAAGTTTCACAAACGCCTAGTTTTTTCTTCTGCAAAAATGTCGAAGAAAAGGACAAAACACGGAAAATTAACTAAACCCTTAGTGCATATTTTTCATTCAGTTAAAAGTCGCGTATGAATCTTttcatttcaattaaaattaccttagtttttttttttttttttttttcattatttttgtaattattaattcctctattattttttattattacttttattattttattatttttatttttatgattattattacagtTATCAGGTGTATCCAATTTCGCGTTTAATCTTTCGTCACAGATGGAAAGAACGCTGAATATGGTGCAACGTGCATTGGGCAATTTGGGCGAGGAGTCGTCTCATCAGCAGAATGTTCATCCTCCAAGACCGCCTCTAACGGACGCTGAGTTTCGCCGATTTCTAGATCCAATCGGGCAAGTGGTGCATTCCAAGGAATTGAGAGCAGTTATTTACTTCGGCGGGATTGAACCTAGCTTGCGCAAGGTGGTCTGGAAACATATCTTGAACGTGTATCCGGAGGGGATGTCGGGTCGCGAACGGATGGACTACATGAAGAAAAAAGCGCAGGAATATCAGAATCTGCGCGAGCGGTGGCGGGTGCTGGTACAAAAGGGACAGAACGTCGGCGATCTCGGCTACGTCACCAGTATGGTGAGGAAGGACGTCCTCAGAACGGACAGGCATCACAAGTTTTACGGTGGTTCGGACGACAATCAAAATATAGCGAGCCTCTTCAACATTTTGACAACGTATGCCTTAAATCATCCGAGTGTAAGTTACTGCCAGGGCATGAGTGACTTAGCCTCGCCCCTTCTTGTCACGATGCGGGATGAAGCACAGTCCTACATCTGCCTCTGCGCCCTCATGAGAAGATTGAAAGACAACTTTATGCTCGACGGTATCGCCATGACTACTAAATTCGCTCATCTAGCCGAAGGTagataatcattaaaaatgtcTCTCGCAATTTATTTAGTCCCCAAGTTTTCAGTCTTGTTTATAATGCCGTAAAATCTGTACATTTCCTtcttaatagaataatatatcattatattggtACTAACTAAGATATATTTCCTTATAGGTCTTCAACACTATGACCCCGATTTCTATGCGTACTTGAAGTCCCATCAAGCGGACGATCTGCTCTTTTGTTACCGTTGGTTGTTGCTAGAAATGAAACGCGAGTTTGCATTGGACGACGCGCTTAGAATGCTCGAAGTTCTATGGGCGGCTCTGCCAGCATCACCACCGACCGGCGAACTGAGTCTTGCCGAGGTGCCTTTTCCGCCAGCGTCGCCGCCACCGAGTCCGAACGTGAAGCACATCCGCGAAAATGCGTATACCAAGGTCTGTGCTATTAGACGGCAAAGTTCCTCGGCTAGTATTGCCGCCAGCGTGAGGCGGAAAGCCTTTAGCACTGAGGAATCGACTCTGCGAACATCTACCGAGGTTAACGGAGAAACGAAAAGGTTTCTTATTTGCACAATTGCCCGTACTTGAaactattttttgaaaattcgctttttgaataaaatgtaaaatttagtTAAGTTTGTGGGAGACgtagataaagaaatataaacgaagaatatagataaataccaatacaattctcttttttatttctcttttacattGTTGATTGAAGTTTTAAACGGCAACTTTAATTCTTCTAATCAAATACTCATTTTTAGATCCAACTCGCCGTATGAAGCATTCTCCGATTCAGAGAATGATTTGACCAGCACGAAAAATAGAAGGAATAACGAATCGACAGAAAAGTGCCTAAGTACAGATTCTCTTACTGTTAAATCGAAACGCTCGAATCTACTGGAACTGAAAGAGAAGCTGTCTGCCCCCAACAAAGAACAGATTAAGAACAGTGAACAAAACGACAACTCTGAAAAGAAATGTGCGCGAGTGGTGAAGAATTTGAATGAGTTCTTAAACTTTACTAGTCTTAATCGTAGTAAAGTCACGCCGAGCGACGCCGAACCTGAGCTCAGGTAATTACCTTCGCAGAAAGTACTTCTAAATTGAGATATTCGTGCAAATTGTATTTCGCAAGGTTAGGCGattcgaaaatattatatttcgttaTCGCAGACGTGTCTCGAGCGAAAGCGGCGTCATCAGAGTGTTGAGGGATGAACCGAGTTCACCGGATGATCCTACGGATTTCTTTCCGATGACTACGTCGATGACTAGAGAGTTAAGACTGGAATTGGAATCGCTGGATCGACAAGTGTTCGGACCTTCACCGCCTACAAGCGAGCTACAATGCGACTGCGTGCTATCAAAAAGAGACAGTGACCTACCGGAGAGCGAGACGGAGACGGAATTAGCGAGATGCAGCCCAGCGGCGGACGTGTTCGTATGGGAGAACCCTTTACATACGCTACAACAGAAGCATCATCCCACGACTCCGGACGAGCAAGCGGAATTAGAGTACGACGGAGAAATTTTGGAAGATCAGAACGGCGTAAAATCTGTCACGCCGATTAGGCTGCTTAAGCGTACCACTAGGTACGTACTTCTATCCGtaaaaatttgacaattttaacGAACAAAATTCAAGGAATGAACTTTTTGCAAAGATAGTTTAGTTGCTCggaaatctaaattaaatgCCACTTTGATATAGCTTTCtggtaaagaaatttttacattcttcCTTTACTTTTCTTATCTAACTTCAAACTatctatatctttatttatatatatcgctTTTATGttccaataaaataatacggtATAATAATCTTACATTGTAGCTGTGGCAAAACAAGTCATACTTTCACACAAGTGCAAAGTCAAAATCCTATCGGCAtcattaaagttttaaagaGATCAATATCGGACCTAATATAGAAAGCAAAAGTgtgtattttgttatatattttttattaaagcacTTTGTTCATCTTTTAGATCTGAGTCGGCATCAGATAGCGAAGAGACCGAGAGTTGGCATCAGAATCCACCTGTACCAGAGAGTCCGACgaagcagcagcaacagcagcagcagcaacaacaacaacagcaaTCTGTACAAGAGCAATGTGAGGAAGCGACGGAGCTGACTAATCTCATACCCGCAGGAACGAGTGAGGATCAACTGGGAGAAAGCTCGTTGCCGCCACCGAACGAGTTCGGCGGCGGCAATCCCTTTCTAATGTTCCTGTGCATCACCCTTCTGCTGCAACATCGAGACTTCGTTATGCGCAATCAAATGGATTACAACGAGATGGCAATGCATTTCGACAAGATGGTTCGCCGTCACAATGTGATCCGTGTACTTAATCAGGCGCGACAACTGTTCGCCGGCTATCTCAGAAGACATTCCATCGCCACATCCTCCTCCTCGGCCAGCTCGACTTCCGCCAGCAAGCCGGACTGCGTGAACGTGTAACTCTTTCtcggtcaaattaaaaaaaaaaagcatcgaGTCATAGACGACCtggaattttaaaattatttcatttgaaataaatagaattcaaCGGCACATATCACGGAAATTATGTCGCCGACTAAGATTCGGAAGGCTTAAGAGGACTCAAAATTCTATCACGGCTCTTCCGCTCATAACGTTCGTAGGACATTTATGACACTCGCCGTGGATTCTCCGCAGTCGTATCGCGCGAGCAGTGTCTCTGATTAaccattttttcttttgtttttttatatatatatagatattatagataagatatacttttcaaataattgaattaaggTCATCCGCTGTAGGCATtgaaaatatcaaagaaatcTAAACGCGACAACGAATAAATGACCAATGTATAATGCGAGAGCAATAAAACGCAACGttacttacaattatatagaaattttagaaCTTCTTTTCTCCGTAAGaacaatttttcaagaaaggtcaaaatgaaaaaaaaaagacggtTGATCAGAGGTAGCACCGCCTAGGCCCGTACTTATTAGCAATTAGAACGAGTCGATTCGATTGGGAGAGTTCGGGATACAACGATCGGAAGCGCTTAATCCGTGAATAGCACGCGTAGCCCCGTTCGCTCACGCACGTTATCATTCCATCGCGACATAATGCACCCTATCATCAACACGCATCGACAAACCCTCTTTCGCTGTACCTCGAGGTAGAATTAAGTCCTTAGCTTAACGCATTTGGGTGACGACCGCTTCGTTCTCGACATGCGTTAAATTTGTAAGATACACCTATACCTATCCTAACAGCTGAGTCTTACTTTGTTCTCAAACGGTATGCTTGAGAAACGACAATAAAgtgcatttaattttatcgctGACCAATGAACTTTCATTGATTCTGGACCCGAAGTTACGAGGACATTTTAAGTTGGGAAAGACTCCGGCGTATTTTAACAATCAAACAGTTTTTATTCGTTGAATAATTAAGTGCATTTCAGTTTGGAGTAATATCTACATCGTTTAAGCAATGTTAAATTACTAAAGGTATATCTCGCAagaataaattctttctttacTAATTGATGATACGATATAGAGGACATGTAGACATGTAGCAATTAGTAATCAATTCTaagatttattctttttagTTATATCTTACACATGtttgtttcctttttaaaatataagttttctttaaagttagtttattttatcttgcatgtaattaaaaatatatgtaatatacaggGATGTAACAACGCGTTTCCGACCCCTGAtctatttgcaaaaaaaaataatctttatagtGCCCCCGACAAACTCTGAAAGTTTGTCGGTTGAATTTTCGAACGCCctgtataataatacgaaTGGAATATCACTTTTATAATGgtagaaaattaaaaggcTAGTGGATTAATAATATCGTttgtaaaaatgataaaatttccaCTTGTAAAAGCaatgtaaaacaaattaaactCAATATTTGCAGTAGATAAGCAATATCCTATTGTCTATCACAAACGAACTATTTTCTcagaacttttttttgttaatgaaAAATCGCAACTTTTCCCGAAAGAGAAATAGACAAATTTCCCGacaaatttatcaaacaaattttataaaaaaggtaAGTGACACCTCATTGATTGATTATTCatgataaagattttatattacaattatcataaatttcatggttcaataatttgaaaatatttgtttctataaatactttttgttttataacgcattatttcaatattttcaattgttCCCTCGCTTTCATATCGATTACAATCGATAGGAACATTCGAGAAATTTCAAAGACGTGTCACGTGCACGCGCGATTATTCTCGATCCTCTCGTACTTGTACATTCATAAGTTCGTAGTTGTGCGCTGCGCATTCGCATTCTCGCATGCGCCGTTCAGCCGCTTTGATCTGTGTTCAGCGTGCGCCGTGAAACAATCTTGTCATTATTGCATCATGTAAGTAAATCACAAGAATTTTTGCCAATATGTGATCTCCCTAACGAGCGATCCCTCCGACCGTCCGAGCCTTCAAAATTTCGTCGTGAGACAGTCCTATGTAAACGGGAATTCGTCGTTACGATAACGTAGGACGATCATTTGACGTGTCTCTCTGTTTCGTCCGCAGAACTGTTTTGGAAACTGCGAAGGAGCGAGGATTGAAGGTACGAGATGTTGGCAGCGAGAATCTGCCGGGCCGGTTTCTCACCGGGATTGGCGTCGCTCGTCCGGGCTCCGATCGTCCCGACGACGCCGCAGTTCTCCAATAAGGGTCAGGTCGTGAGATTGTTCGTCAACGATGGGCGCAACTCTTACACGAGGACCGCGAGGAGGAGAGCCACTGTGGCCGAACAAGCGATGGCTCCGGCCGGCGAAACGGGTAAgtcaaatatttgtataatatttgtatgaaATTGTTGCCGCGTGTATACGTAAGACTGGCCGGACTAGCGTGACTTGAAACAAATCGTCGAGAATGTATCGACCCGTTGCCCCTTATGTTTATACAGTTTTGTTTCAAGAACAAGAACAATAAGAGCAAAACGCCGATGTTaaagcaaaagaaataaaaaagtaacataaaaacaaattacagATGTCTTAAGGTTTGGACCTTCTTTAGTATAACAACTAGAAATACAGTTATAATCTTAAAACGAGTTATCAacaatgcatatataataGTGAAAAGTAGTCATGTTCTTTAAGCCAGTTGTCAGCCGCAAAGTTGGTTAAAAATATCAACTAACGGCATATCACGAAATTGACCGCAAACAGTCAACCTCGCAACAGTCATCTCGCAACAGTGTCGATGTTTATTGATAAGAGATAATACTTCAATAAGACCAGCGCAACAACAGTCGTTGATCTTATTTGCCTTATGTTTTAGTTTTGTTTCAATACATGACTGATATGTTGTTTTGCAGCGTTTAATGTCGGGAAAGCAGCAGTTGCTGGAGGAGCGGTGATGGGATTGGGTGGTCTTTGTTATTATGGATTAGGTCTGTCTTCGCGAACAGGCGCCATAGATCACGCACAGTAAGCAActtgtttttctctttctaaaatttcttAGTCGCCTACAACTTTCAAATGCACATGCGTAGAGttttaatactatttataGCGATATGAGAAcaatatgcaatttatttgtattacaaattttaatcgaATTCAATTGCTACTTGATACAAGATGACTATAAGATCAAAATAAAACGTAGAATTTTTCCCTTTACAGGTTATGGCCTCAATATGTCAAAGACAGAGTGAAATCCACTTACGCGTACTTTGGTGCGTCCATCGCGGCCAGTGCAGCATCCGCGGCTATGTGCCTGCGATCTCCCGCTGTTATGAACATGGTGATGCGTCAGGGATGGGTCGCTATAGGTGTATCGCTGGCTGCGATGATCGGCAGTGGCATGATTGTACAGGGACTATCATACAAGGAAGGATTTAATAGCAAACATATAGCTTGGCTAGTACACACCGGCATCTTGGGCGCAGTTGTGGCGCCGTTGACTCTCTTGGGTGGACCATTGGTCCTCCGAGCGGCTTGGTACACCGCCGGAATAGTCGGTGGCTTGTCAGCGATTGCCGTTTGCGCGCCTAACGATAAGTTCCTGGCAATGGGCGGTCCGCTCGCTATTGGTTTAGGCGTGGTGTTCGCCAGCTCGCTCGGTTCCATGTTCCTTCCACCTACGACCGTTCTTGGATCCGGACTGTATTCCGTAGCTCTTTACGGTGGTCTTCTATTGTTCTCGGGATTCCTACTTTATGACACGCAGAAGATCATCAAGCAGGCGGAAACTTATCCAGTATACAACGTTGATAGGCCATACGATCCAATTAATAAGTAAGTACtcgaaaagaaagagatagaaagggAGGATAATCTTGAACAGGATTGTTAAAAACAAGAggagttatttttttctcgtagaaaaatattaacactATACAGACTGGATAGTTGCGCGATTAATTTTCACCAGTGGCCAATTCTTTATCCAAGAATTgacaagaaattatttttactatataatatatatctaaaagaaaatcaataactGTGAATATCTGAAAAGTAAGAAGGTTAAAtcaactaataaataaataaatatatttatttatacacgcCAATGTGGCGTCAGCCGCGTTAACAGTCGACACATAAATGACGTCAATGTGATGTCATTGaccattaaaatttaataaaagcgtGTTACAAGAAAATTggataatgtaatattttgcattacaattttaagtaatttttctttccgaaattgaattttgagtttattaagtaatttttttaaatataaaataatc is a window of Temnothorax longispinosus isolate EJ_2023e chromosome 1, Tlon_JGU_v1, whole genome shotgun sequence DNA encoding:
- the LOC139812861 gene encoding uncharacterized protein isoform X1, giving the protein MFGCPREAVRVKVKKCETRHQPEYRKFSVDPQITSIEVLQSILIKAFDIKGEFTVSYRAIDDYGSETYLFLLSDWDLDAAFISASEPYLYLQVNLKPFGETGDCECYWEQNAQEVSTRQQETGFPYRTPKLPGLIMNKLSGVSNFAFNLSSQMERTLNMVQRALGNLGEESSHQQNVHPPRPPLTDAEFRRFLDPIGQVVHSKELRAVIYFGGIEPSLRKVVWKHILNVYPEGMSGRERMDYMKKKAQEYQNLRERWRVLVQKGQNVGDLGYVTSMVRKDVLRTDRHHKFYGGSDDNQNIASLFNILTTYALNHPSVSYCQGMSDLASPLLVTMRDEAQSYICLCALMRRLKDNFMLDGIAMTTKFAHLAEGLQHYDPDFYAYLKSHQADDLLFCYRWLLLEMKREFALDDALRMLEVLWAALPASPPTGELSLAEVPFPPASPPPSPNVKHIRENAYTKVCAIRRQSSSASIAASVRRKAFSTEESTLRTSTEVNGETKRSNSPYEAFSDSENDLTSTKNRRNNESTEKCLSTDSLTVKSKRSNLLELKEKLSAPNKEQIKNSEQNDNSEKKCARVVKNLNEFLNFTSLNRSKVTPSDAEPELRRVSSESGVIRVLRDEPSSPDDPTDFFPMTTSMTRELRLELESLDRQVFGPSPPTSELQCDCVLSKRDSDLPESETETELARCSPAADVFVWENPLHTLQQKHHPTTPDEQAELEYDGEILEDQNGVKSVTPIRLLKRTTRSESASDSEETESWHQNPPVPESPTKQQQQQQQQQQQQQSVQEQCEEATELTNLIPAGTSEDQLGESSLPPPNEFGGGNPFLMFLCITLLLQHRDFVMRNQMDYNEMAMHFDKMVRRHNVIRVLNQARQLFAGYLRRHSIATSSSSASSTSASKPDCVNV
- the LOC139812861 gene encoding uncharacterized protein isoform X2 — encoded protein: MFGCPREAVRVKVKKCETRHQPEYRKFSVDPQITSIEVLQSILIKAFDIKGEFTVSYRAIDDYGSETYLFLLSDWDLDAAFISASEPYLYLQVNLKPFGETGDCECYWEQNAQEVSTRQQETGFPYRTPKLPGLIMNKMERTLNMVQRALGNLGEESSHQQNVHPPRPPLTDAEFRRFLDPIGQVVHSKELRAVIYFGGIEPSLRKVVWKHILNVYPEGMSGRERMDYMKKKAQEYQNLRERWRVLVQKGQNVGDLGYVTSMVRKDVLRTDRHHKFYGGSDDNQNIASLFNILTTYALNHPSVSYCQGMSDLASPLLVTMRDEAQSYICLCALMRRLKDNFMLDGIAMTTKFAHLAEGLQHYDPDFYAYLKSHQADDLLFCYRWLLLEMKREFALDDALRMLEVLWAALPASPPTGELSLAEVPFPPASPPPSPNVKHIRENAYTKVCAIRRQSSSASIAASVRRKAFSTEESTLRTSTEVNGETKRSNSPYEAFSDSENDLTSTKNRRNNESTEKCLSTDSLTVKSKRSNLLELKEKLSAPNKEQIKNSEQNDNSEKKCARVVKNLNEFLNFTSLNRSKVTPSDAEPELRRVSSESGVIRVLRDEPSSPDDPTDFFPMTTSMTRELRLELESLDRQVFGPSPPTSELQCDCVLSKRDSDLPESETETELARCSPAADVFVWENPLHTLQQKHHPTTPDEQAELEYDGEILEDQNGVKSVTPIRLLKRTTRSESASDSEETESWHQNPPVPESPTKQQQQQQQQQQQQQSVQEQCEEATELTNLIPAGTSEDQLGESSLPPPNEFGGGNPFLMFLCITLLLQHRDFVMRNQMDYNEMAMHFDKMVRRHNVIRVLNQARQLFAGYLRRHSIATSSSSASSTSASKPDCVNV
- the LOC139812951 gene encoding growth hormone-inducible transmembrane protein gives rise to the protein MLAARICRAGFSPGLASLVRAPIVPTTPQFSNKGQVVRLFVNDGRNSYTRTARRRATVAEQAMAPAGETAFNVGKAAVAGGAVMGLGGLCYYGLGLSSRTGAIDHAQLWPQYVKDRVKSTYAYFGASIAASAASAAMCLRSPAVMNMVMRQGWVAIGVSLAAMIGSGMIVQGLSYKEGFNSKHIAWLVHTGILGAVVAPLTLLGGPLVLRAAWYTAGIVGGLSAIAVCAPNDKFLAMGGPLAIGLGVVFASSLGSMFLPPTTVLGSGLYSVALYGGLLLFSGFLLYDTQKIIKQAETYPVYNVDRPYDPINNAISIYLDTLNIFVRVLTILAGGGNRRK